A region of Lycium barbarum isolate Lr01 chromosome 3, ASM1917538v2, whole genome shotgun sequence DNA encodes the following proteins:
- the LOC132633160 gene encoding mRNA cap guanine-N7 methyltransferase 1-like, translating to MKRSYSESPSSGSLGPPQSKFKHNPEGDANFLEDESTKIFARKVADHYSARTNQTLEEREASPIIHLKKLNNWIKSVLIQLYAKRGDAVLDLACGKGGDLIKWDKANVGYYVGIDIANGSIEDCRTRYNGEADHHQRRKKFSFPARLMCGDCFEVRLDRVLEDDAPFDVCSCQFAMHYSWSTEARARRALANVSALLRPGGIFIGTMPDANVIIKKLREAEGLAFGNSVYWIRFDEEFSEKKFKSSNPFGIKYKFHLEDAVDCPEWIVPFHVFKALAEEYDFELVFVKNNHVFVDEYMKKPEFVELMRRLGALGDGNKDRSTLSPDEWEVAYLYLAFVLRKRGQLDQTRKNPGRDKGKMNLTKDDIEDINGAV from the exons ATGAAGCGAAGTTACTCAGAGTCTCCATCTTCAGGTTCTCTTGGACCTCCTCAATCCAAATTTAAGCACAACCCTGAAG GCGACGCTAATTTTCTGGAAGATGAGAGCACAAAAATATTTGCCAGGAAGGTGGCTGATCATTACAGCGCGAGGACCAACCAAACTCTTGAAGAGCGCGAAGCAAGTCCTATTATTCATTTAAAGAAACTTAACAATTGG ATTAAGAGTGTCTTAATTCAACTCTATGCCAAAAGAGGAGATGCAGTTCTTGATCTTGCTTGTGGGAAG GGTGGTGATCTCATTAAATGGGATAAAGCAAATGTTGGATATTATGTTGGCATCGATATTGCCAATGGTTCG aTAGAAGACTGCCGAACTCGCTACAATGGTGAAGCAGATCACCATCAGCGCCGCAAAAAGTTCTCATTTCCTGCCAGACTTATGTGCGGAGATTGTTTTGAG GTTCGTCTGGATCGGGTTTTAGAAGATGATGCACCATTTGATGTTTGTAGCTGTCAG TTTGCTATGCATTATTCGTGGTCTACTGAGGCACGTGCACGGCGTGCGCTGGCCAATGTCTCAGCTTTACTTCGACCTGGAGGAATATTTATTGGAACAATGCCGGATGCCAATGTCATCATCAAGAAGCTAAGAGAAG CTGAAGGACTAGCCTTTGGTAATAGTGTCTACTGGATACGGTTTGATGAAGAATTTTCGGAGAAG AAATTTAAATCTTCAAATCCTTTTGGCATCAAATATAAGTTCCATCTGGAG GATGCTGTTGACTGCCCCGAATGGATTGTCCCTTTCCACGTCTTCAAGGCATTGGCTGAAGAG TATGACTTTGAGCTAGTCTTTGTGAAGAATAACCACGTATTTGTAGACGAATACATGAAGAAACCAGAGTTCGTTGAACTCATGAGGAGGCTTGGTGCGTTAGGTGATGGGAACAAAGACCGAA GTACTCTATCACCAGATGAATGGGAGGTAGCCTACCTTTATTTGGCATTTGTTCTGAGAAAG CGAGGGCAACTGGATCAAACACGAAAAAACCCCGGACGAGACAAAGGCaagatgaatttgacaaaagacGATATCGAGGATATTAACGGTGCAGTGTAG
- the LOC132633161 gene encoding ADP-ribosylation factor GTPase-activating protein AGD3-like isoform X2, which translates to MQEGKMLFARLDDSPMFRQQIQSLEESSETLRDKCLKYYKGCRKYTEGLGEAYDRDIAFASSLEIFGGGRNDPISVAFGGPEMAKFAIALREIGTYKEVLRSQVERVLNDRLLHLATIDLQDVKEARKRFDKANVAYDQVREKFLSLRKSTRMDIAAAIEEELYNARLTFEQARFNLVGALSAVEAKKKYELLEAVGSTMDAHLRYFKQGYELLHQMEPYINQVLAYSQKARESSLYEQAALNERMQEYKRKIDQERRRSFNGSPNGDVTQPFSRSSHKLIEAVMQSAAEGKVQTIKQGYLSKRSSNIRGDWKRRFFVLDSRGMLYYYRKQLSRPSFQGSGSPLLSNRCSSPEPGSGLLSRWLSSHYHGGVHEEKTVARHTVNLLTSTIKADADQSDLRFCFRIISPTKNYTLQAESAAEQMDWIEKITGVITSLLSSHTPERHFSGSPTSESSSIGSPIDHDQRATEEYTSGKDLTGRSFIRPSKSTVHILSTKREKPVEALKRIPGNDKCADCGAPGPEWASLNLGILICIECSGVHRNFGVHISKVRSLKLDVKVWEPSVITLFEALGNVFVNSVWEELLHARKTFQADEIPMRFFESEKHKEFFGKPSYADHISVKEKFIHAKYAEKRFIHKVKDTTHLLSVAEQLWEGVRANDKKAVYRLIVVYQADVNAVHGEEASPVLVQALLTHKVKVKSIALMNFLMAVPYFI; encoded by the exons ATGCAAGAAGGAAAGATGTTATTCGCCAGGCTCGACGATTCCCCCATGTTTCGTCAACAG ATCCAATCATTGGAGGAAAGTTCTGAGACTTTGAGGGACAAATGTCTAAAGTATTATAAAGGATGTCGAAAGTACAC AGAAGGGCTTGGAGAGGCATACGATAGAGACATTGCTTTTGCCAGTTCACTTGAAATCTTTGGTGGAGGGCGTAATGATCCCATTTCTGTTGCATTTGGAG GCCCTGAAATGGCCAAATTTGCTATCGCTCTGAGAGAAATTGGAACGTACAAAGAAGTTCTTCGATCACAG GTAGAGCGTGTGTTAAATGATCGATTACTGCATTTGGCAACCATTGATCTTCAAGATGTAAAG GAAGCTCGGAAGCGTTTTGACAAAGCTAATGTTGCTTATGATCAG GTTCGGGAGAAGTTTTTGTCATTGAGGAAAAGTACTAGGATGGATATAGCTGCAGCCATTGAGGAG GAACTTTACAATGCAAGGTTGACCTTTGAGCAAGCCCGCTTTAATCTG GTCGGAGCTCTTTCTGCGGTTGAGGCCAAAAAGAAGTATGAACTTTTGGAAGCTGTTGGCAGTACGATGGACGCTCATCTTCGGTATTTCAAACAG GGGTATGAACTTTTGCATCAAATGGAGCCTTATATCAACCAG GTCTTGGCTTATTCGCAAAAAGCTCGAGAAAGCTCCTTGTATGAGCAGGCAGCTCTCAATGAGAGGATGCAAGAGTATAAAAGGAAAATAGATCAAGAAAGGAGACGTTCGTTCAATGGGTCTCCAAATGGTGATGTCACACAACCTTTTTCCAGGAGTTCTCACAAACTTATAGAAGCAGTCATGCAATCTGCTGCTGAAGGAAAG GTACAAACTATAAAACAAGGATACCTGTCCAAGCGTTCTTCTAATATAAGAGGTGACTGGAAGAGAAGATTCTTTGTTCTAGATAGCAGAGGAATGCTGTACTACTATCGAAAACAATTGAGCAGACCGTCT TTTCAGGGTTCTGGCAGCCCACTCCTTTCAAACAGATGTTCTTCCCCAGAACCGGGATCAGGACTGCTGAGTCGTTGGCTTTCTTCTCATTATCATGGGGGTGTACATGAGGAAAAAACTGTTGCACGTCACACAGTGAACTTACTGACATCAACGATAAAAGCGGATGCAGATCAGTCTGATCTGAGATTTTGCTTCAGAATAATTTCACCAACAAAGAATTATACTTTGCAG GCAGAGAGTGCAGCGGAGCAAATGGACTGGATAGAAAAAATAACAGGAGTTATTACTTCGTTGCTAAGTTCCCATACACCTGAAAGG CATTTCTCTGGTAGTCCCACTAGCGAAAGTAGTTCCATAGGAAGTCCAATTGATCATGATCAAAGGGCAACGGAAGAGTACACATCTGGGAAGGATCTTACTGGAAGATCTTTCATACGGCCATCCAAAAGTACAGTGCACATCCTCAGCACGAAAAGAGAGAAACCAGTTGAAGCACTAAAAAGGATACCTGGGAATGATAAATGTGCTGATTGTGGTGCTCCTGGACCAGAATGGGCGTCTTTAAATCTTGGAATTCTTATATGCATTGAATGTTCTGGTGTTCACCGGAACTTTGGTGTACATATATCCAAG GTAAGATCTTTGAAACTTGATGTTAAAGTGTGGGAGCCTTCAGTCATAACGCTCTTCGAGGCACTGGGTAATGTGTTTGTGAATTCTGTTTGGGAGGAGCTGTTGCATGCAAGAAAAACGTTTCAGGCTGATGAAATACCAATGCG GTTTTTCGAGTCTGAAAAACACAAAGAGTTCTTTGGCAAACCCAGTTATGCTGATCATATTTCAGTAAAGGAGAAATTCATTCATGCAAAG TACGCAGAAAAACGTTTCATTCACAAGGTGAAGGACACTACACACCTCCTTTCGGTTGCAGAACAGTTGTGGGAAGGTGTCCGTGCAAATGACAAGAAAGCTGTATATCGTCTCATTGTTGTCTACCAAGCCGATGTTAATGCAGTCCATGGTGAAGAAGCATCACCTG TACTAGTTCAAGCTCTTTTGACCCACAAAGTGAAAGTGAAGAGCATTGCATTGATGAATTTCTTGATGGCTGTTCCTTACTTCATCTAG
- the LOC132633163 gene encoding GDP-mannose 4,6 dehydratase 1 has protein sequence MASNKSDSSGDRRKVALITGITGQDGSYLTEFLLNKGYEVHGLIRRSSNFNTQRVNHIYIDPHNVNKAMMKLHYADLTDASSLRRWLDTIQPDEVYNLAAQSHVAVSFEIPDYTADVVATGALRLLEGVRSHISATGRSHIRYYQAGSSEMFGSTPPPQSEVTPFHPRSPYAVSKCAAHWYTVNYREAYGIFACNGILFNHESPRRGENFVTRKITRAVGRIKIGLQSKLFLGNLQASRDWGFAGDYVEAMWMMLQQDKPDDYVVATEESHTVEEFLEVAFGYVGLKWNDHVVIDKRYFRPTEVDNLKGDSSKARKVLGWKPKVGFKELVKMMVDEDVELAKREKVLVDAGYMDAQQQP, from the exons ATGGCATCAAACAAATCAGATTCAAGCGGCGATCGTCGCAAAGTTGCACTAATCACAGGCATTACCGGCCAAGACGGTAGCTACCTAACCGAATTTCTCTTAAACAAAGGTTACGAAGTACACGGATTAATCCGTAGATCTTCAAATTTCAACACACAACGTGTTAATCACATATACATAGATCCACACAATGTTAATAAAGCAATGATGAAGCTTCACTACGCTGATTTAACCGATGCATCATCATTACGTCGTTGGTTAGATACAATTCAACCTGATGAGGTGTACAATCTAGCTGCACAAAGCCACGTGGCAGTTTCATTTGAGATCCCTGATTATACTGCTGATGTTGTTGCTACAGGTGCTTTAAGGTTACTTGAAGGTGTAAGGTCACATATATCAGCTACTGGTAGGTCACATATAAGGTATTATCAAGCTGGATCATCTGAAATGTTTGGATCTACACCGCCACCACAAAGTGAAGTGACGCCGTTTCATCCTAGATCTCCTTATGCTGTCTCCAAATGTGCTGCACATTGGTATACCGTTAATTATCGTGAAGCTTATGGCATCTTTGCTTGTAATGGCATTCTGTTTAATCATGAGAGTCCTAGAAGGGGTGAGAATTTTGTCACCCGCAAGATTACTCGGGCTGTGGGTCGGATCAAGATCGGGTTGCAAAGCAAGCTCTTCTTGGGGAATCTGCAG GCATCCAGGGACTGGGGTTTTGCTGGGGACTACGTTGAAGCAATGTGGATGATGCTGCAGCAAGACAAGCCGGATGATTATGTGGTAGCGACAGAGGAGTCTCACACGGTGGAGGAGTTTTTGGAAGTGGCATTTGGTTATGTAGGATTGAAGTGGAATGATCATGTGGTGATTGATAAGAGGTACTTTAGGCCTACAGAAGTGGATAATCTAAAGGGAGATTCAAGCAAGGCGAGGAAGGTTTTGGGATGGAAGCCCAAAGTTGGGTTTAAAGAATTAGTGAAGATGATGGTAGACGAGGATGTCGAGTTGGCTAAAAGGGAGAAGGTTCTTGTTGATGCTGGTTACATGGATGCTCAACAACAGCCTTGA
- the LOC132633162 gene encoding pentatricopeptide repeat-containing protein At5g61990, mitochondrial gives MNLLLSKKLSIIYNCQRHIIKKPKHVSFCSTHNITGPSKSTDEEISTILKHKNWKLLLESSTIPQKLNPDVVYSVLDRNKLVVNPKRLLDFFDWSNQKVGVTQNIDSFSILALSLCNSNNFGPANQVFDEMIQRRRFPVMDILSSLVKCAKECDEFSSKVVVFELPIDAYRKKGMLNEAVFMFLGVKNEGFFPSLLCCNTLLNELLNGNKMELFWKAYEGMLESKMSLDVYTYTNVINAYCKVGNIKDAKRLLHDMGEKGCSPNLVTYNVVIRGLCGTGAVDEALELKKSMEGMGLVPDIYTYSTLIDGFCKKKRSKEAKRILDEMCEVGQNPDHFAYTALIDGFMKEGEVEEAFRIKDEMVARGKSLNIMTYNSIINGLCKVGQMDKAVTIKGDMIKMGIFPDVQTYNYLIEGYGRKNNTDKASELLVEMTDRNLVPSAYTCGVLINAYCNSGDLCQAILVLEKMIIAAGVRPNAVIYTPIIKGYVEDGKFEEAKQIVQDMCQKGILPDIFCYNSIISGLCKVGRVDEAKMCLVEMEKRSLRPNSYTFGPFISWYREAGDMQVAEQYFWEMLDRGVAPNYATFTPIIDGYCKHGNISQAFSVLNRMLKIGRLPNVQLYGVLINALSKNGKLSDAMDVLSELYNKGLVPDVFTYTSLISGFCKQGNLKKAFLLLDEMSQKGVRPNIVTYNSLIGGLCKSGDLSRAREVFDGISGKGLAPNGVTYSTIIDGYCKAGDLDEAFRLSDEMPLRGVQPDAFVYNALLHGCCKAGEVEKALPLFHELIEKGIASTLTFNTLIDGFCKLGRLSEALELVTNMSDMHIPTDHVTYTILIDYCCKNGMMKEAEELFQKMQVKKLIPTIVTYTSLIQGYHRIGDKLKVFSLFEEMVAGGIQPDEVVYSSMVDVLYREGNPHKAFSLWNELLDKGLLKGHVSETLVGSWCEKGETSALLSSLNEIGEQGFVPSLAMCSTLAHGLNKAGYSEILPMALETMVKFSWISNSMTSNDLITHCQMDGHTESVSNLPKQSAL, from the coding sequence ATGAATCTACTACTTTCAAAGAAACTATCTATTATCTACAATTGTCAAAGACATATAATCAAGAAACCAAAACATGTCTCTTTTTGTAGTACCCACAACATTACCGGACCAAGTAAGTCCACTGATGAAGAAATCTCTACGATTCTCAAACATAAGAACTGGAAATTACTCTTAGAGTCATCAACAATCCCTCAAAAGCTTAACCCAGATGTGGTTTACTCAGTTCTTGATCGAAATAAATTGGTTGTAAATCCAAAACGCTTGCTTGATTTCTTTGATTGGTCGAATCAGAAAGTGGGTGTTACTCAAAACATTGATTCTTTCTCCATTCTTGCTTTGTCTTTGTGTAATTCGAACAATTTTGGACCGGCCAACCAGGTGTTTGATGAAATGATTCAGAGAAGAAGATTTCCAGTAATGGATATTTTAAGCTCGTTGGTTAAATGTGCTAAGGAATGTGATGAGTTTAGCTCGAAGGTTGTTGTGTTTGAGTTGCCAATTGATGCTTATAGGAAAAAGGGTATGTTAAATGAGGCTGTTTTTATGTTCTTGGGTGTTAAAAATGAAGGCTTTTTCCCAAGTTTGTTGTGTTGTAATACGTTGTTGAATGAATTGTTAAATGGTAATAAAATGGAACTGTTTTGGAAGGCATATGAGGGAATGTTGGAGAGCAAGATGAGTCTTGATGTTTACACTTACACCAATGTGATCAATGCTTATTGCAAGGTTGGTAATATTAAGGACGCGAAAAGACTTCTTCATGATATGGGAGAGAAGGGGTGCAGTCCAAATTTGGTTACGTATAATGTAGTTATTAGAGGCTTGTGTGGGACAGGTGCAGTTGATGAAGCATTGGAGCTAAAGAAGTCGATGGAAGGAATGGGATTGGTTCCAGATATCTATACCTATAGTACACTCATTGATGGCTTCTGTAAGAAAAAGAGGTCCAAGGAGGCAAAACGGATATTGGATGAAATGTGTGAGGTAGGTCAAAATCCTGATCATTTTGCATATACTGCGTTAATTGATGGATTCATGAAGGAGGGCGAGGTGGAGGAGGCATTTAGAATAAAGGATGAAATGGTTGCACGTGGAAAGAGTTTGAATATAATGACCTATAATTCTATCATAAATGGGCTCTGCAAAGTCGGCCAGATGGATAAAGCAGTAACTATCAAGGGTGACATGATTAAAATGGGTATATTCCCTGATGTGCAAACATACAATTATTTAATTGAGGGCTATGGTCGCAAGAATAACACGGATAAGGCTTCTGAACTTTTGGTTGAGATGACTGACAGAAACTTGGTACCTTCGGCCTATACTTGTGGTGTGCTGATTAATGCTTACTGCAACTCTGGAGATCTCTGTCAAGCGATTCTTGTTTTGGAGAAAATGATTATTGCAGCTGGTGTGAGACCAAATGCTGTCATCTACACCCCCATCATAAAAGGCTATGTAGAGGATGGTAAATTTGAAGAAGCAAAACAGATTGTGCAGGATATGTGTCAGAAAGGTATATTACCTGATATCTTCTGTTATAATTCAATTATTAGTGGGCTCTGCAAGGTGGGAAGGGTAGATGAAGCAAAAATGTGTCTCGTTGAAATGGAGAAGAGAAGTTTGAGACCGAATTCATATACTTTTGGGCCTTTTATTTCTTGGTATAGAGAGGCAGGGGATATGCAAGTTGCAGAACAGTATTTCTGGGAGATGCTAGATCGTGGTGTAGCGCCTAATTATGCCACTTTTACGCCTATCATTGACGGGTACTGTAAACATGGGAATATATCGCAAGCATTTTCAGTACTGAATCGCATGCTTAAAATAGGACGATTGCCAAACGTTCAGCTTTATGGTGTTCTTATAAATGCCCTCTCAAAGAATGGGAAGTTGTCAGATGCCATGGATGTTCTATCTGAGCTTTATAATAAGGGTCTAGTTCCTGATGTGTTCACTTACACCTCACTGATTTCTGGTTTCTGCAAGCAGGGTAATTTGAAAAAGGCTTTTCTACTTCTTGATGAAATGAGTCAAAAGGGGGTTAGACCAAACATCGTGACTTATAATAGCTTAATAGGTGGTCTTTGTAAGTCAGGTGACCTATCGAGAGCCAGAGAAGTGTTTGATGGTATTTCTGGAAAGGGTTTGGCACCAAATGGTGTGACTTATTCCACTATCATTGATGGTTACTGCAAAGCCGGTGATCTAGATGAGGCATTTCGTCTATCAGATGAAATGCCTTTACGGGGTGTTCAACCGGATGCCTTTGTATACAATGCTCTTCTTCACGGATGCTGCAAGGCAGGAGAAGTAGAGAAGGCATTGCCATTATTCCATGAATTGATAGAGAAGGGAATTGCATCCACTCTTACTTTCAACACATTGATTGATGGGTTCTGCAAGTTAGGAAGATTGAGTGAAGCACTGGAGTTGGTGACGAATATGTCTGATATGCACATCCCAACTGATCATGTAACTTACACTATTTTAATTGACTACTGTTGCAAGAATGGAATGATGAAAGAAGCAGAAGAGCTTTTCCAAAAGATGCAAGTTAAGAAACTGATACCAACCATTGTGACTTACActtcactcattcaaggttatcaCAGAATTGGAGATAAACTGAAGGTGTTCTCACTATTTGAGGAGATGGTGGCAGGGGGGATTCAGCCTGATGAAGTAGTCTACAGCTCGATGGTTGATGTACTTTACAGAGAAGGGAATCCACATAAAGCTTTCAGTCTTTGGAATGAACTTTTGGATAAAGGTCTTTTGAAAGGACATGTAAGCGAAACATTAGTGGGGTCTTGGTGTGAGAAAGGAGAAACTTCTGCACTATTGTCATCACTCAATGAAATAGGAGAGCAAGGTTTTGTACCTAGTCTTGCTATGTGCAGTACTTTAGCCCATGGATTAAATAAAGCAGGATATTCTGAAATATTACCTATGGCTCTGGAGACCATGGTAAAGTTTTCCTGGATCTCCAATTCCATGACTTCAAATGACTTAATCACGCATTGTCAAATGGATGGACATACTGAAAGTGTTAGTAACCTTCCAAAGCAATCAGCCTTATAA
- the LOC132633161 gene encoding ADP-ribosylation factor GTPase-activating protein AGD3-like isoform X1, with protein sequence MQEGKMLFARLDDSPMFRQQIQSLEESSETLRDKCLKYYKGCRKYTEGLGEAYDRDIAFASSLEIFGGGRNDPISVAFGGPEMAKFAIALREIGTYKEVLRSQVERVLNDRLLHLATIDLQDVKEARKRFDKANVAYDQVREKFLSLRKSTRMDIAAAIEEELYNARLTFEQARFNLVGALSAVEAKKKYELLEAVGSTMDAHLRYFKQGYELLHQMEPYINQVLAYSQKARESSLYEQAALNERMQEYKRKIDQERRRSFNGSPNGDVTQPFSRSSHKLIEAVMQSAAEGKVQTIKQGYLSKRSSNIRGDWKRRFFVLDSRGMLYYYRKQLSRPSFQGSGSPLLSNRCSSPEPGSGLLSRWLSSHYHGGVHEEKTVARHTVNLLTSTIKADADQSDLRFCFRIISPTKNYTLQAESAAEQMDWIEKITGVITSLLSSHTPERHFSGSPTSESSSIGSPIDHDQRATEEYTSGKDLTGRSFIRPSKSTVHILSTKREKPVEALKRIPGNDKCADCGAPGPEWASLNLGILICIECSGVHRNFGVHISKVRSLKLDVKVWEPSVITLFEALGNVFVNSVWEELLHARKTFQADEIPMRFFESEKHKEFFGKPSYADHISVKEKFIHAKYAEKRFIHKVKDTTHLLSVAEQLWEGVRANDKKAVYRLIVVYQADVNAVHGEEASPGSTSSSSFDPQSESEEHCIDEFLDGCSLLHLACQTADIGMVELLLQHGANINACDSRGQTPLHHSVMRGRTAIVKLLLARGGNPRIADLEGKTPSHLVSELALDDVEILALLKVSNR encoded by the exons ATGCAAGAAGGAAAGATGTTATTCGCCAGGCTCGACGATTCCCCCATGTTTCGTCAACAG ATCCAATCATTGGAGGAAAGTTCTGAGACTTTGAGGGACAAATGTCTAAAGTATTATAAAGGATGTCGAAAGTACAC AGAAGGGCTTGGAGAGGCATACGATAGAGACATTGCTTTTGCCAGTTCACTTGAAATCTTTGGTGGAGGGCGTAATGATCCCATTTCTGTTGCATTTGGAG GCCCTGAAATGGCCAAATTTGCTATCGCTCTGAGAGAAATTGGAACGTACAAAGAAGTTCTTCGATCACAG GTAGAGCGTGTGTTAAATGATCGATTACTGCATTTGGCAACCATTGATCTTCAAGATGTAAAG GAAGCTCGGAAGCGTTTTGACAAAGCTAATGTTGCTTATGATCAG GTTCGGGAGAAGTTTTTGTCATTGAGGAAAAGTACTAGGATGGATATAGCTGCAGCCATTGAGGAG GAACTTTACAATGCAAGGTTGACCTTTGAGCAAGCCCGCTTTAATCTG GTCGGAGCTCTTTCTGCGGTTGAGGCCAAAAAGAAGTATGAACTTTTGGAAGCTGTTGGCAGTACGATGGACGCTCATCTTCGGTATTTCAAACAG GGGTATGAACTTTTGCATCAAATGGAGCCTTATATCAACCAG GTCTTGGCTTATTCGCAAAAAGCTCGAGAAAGCTCCTTGTATGAGCAGGCAGCTCTCAATGAGAGGATGCAAGAGTATAAAAGGAAAATAGATCAAGAAAGGAGACGTTCGTTCAATGGGTCTCCAAATGGTGATGTCACACAACCTTTTTCCAGGAGTTCTCACAAACTTATAGAAGCAGTCATGCAATCTGCTGCTGAAGGAAAG GTACAAACTATAAAACAAGGATACCTGTCCAAGCGTTCTTCTAATATAAGAGGTGACTGGAAGAGAAGATTCTTTGTTCTAGATAGCAGAGGAATGCTGTACTACTATCGAAAACAATTGAGCAGACCGTCT TTTCAGGGTTCTGGCAGCCCACTCCTTTCAAACAGATGTTCTTCCCCAGAACCGGGATCAGGACTGCTGAGTCGTTGGCTTTCTTCTCATTATCATGGGGGTGTACATGAGGAAAAAACTGTTGCACGTCACACAGTGAACTTACTGACATCAACGATAAAAGCGGATGCAGATCAGTCTGATCTGAGATTTTGCTTCAGAATAATTTCACCAACAAAGAATTATACTTTGCAG GCAGAGAGTGCAGCGGAGCAAATGGACTGGATAGAAAAAATAACAGGAGTTATTACTTCGTTGCTAAGTTCCCATACACCTGAAAGG CATTTCTCTGGTAGTCCCACTAGCGAAAGTAGTTCCATAGGAAGTCCAATTGATCATGATCAAAGGGCAACGGAAGAGTACACATCTGGGAAGGATCTTACTGGAAGATCTTTCATACGGCCATCCAAAAGTACAGTGCACATCCTCAGCACGAAAAGAGAGAAACCAGTTGAAGCACTAAAAAGGATACCTGGGAATGATAAATGTGCTGATTGTGGTGCTCCTGGACCAGAATGGGCGTCTTTAAATCTTGGAATTCTTATATGCATTGAATGTTCTGGTGTTCACCGGAACTTTGGTGTACATATATCCAAG GTAAGATCTTTGAAACTTGATGTTAAAGTGTGGGAGCCTTCAGTCATAACGCTCTTCGAGGCACTGGGTAATGTGTTTGTGAATTCTGTTTGGGAGGAGCTGTTGCATGCAAGAAAAACGTTTCAGGCTGATGAAATACCAATGCG GTTTTTCGAGTCTGAAAAACACAAAGAGTTCTTTGGCAAACCCAGTTATGCTGATCATATTTCAGTAAAGGAGAAATTCATTCATGCAAAG TACGCAGAAAAACGTTTCATTCACAAGGTGAAGGACACTACACACCTCCTTTCGGTTGCAGAACAGTTGTGGGAAGGTGTCCGTGCAAATGACAAGAAAGCTGTATATCGTCTCATTGTTGTCTACCAAGCCGATGTTAATGCAGTCCATGGTGAAGAAGCATCACCTG GCAGTACTAGTTCAAGCTCTTTTGACCCACAAAGTGAAAGTGAAGAGCATTGCATTGATGAATTTCTTGATGGCTGTTCCTTACTTCATCTAGCCTGCCAAACTGCTGATATTGGCATGGTGGAGCTGCTTCTGCAGCATGGTGCCAACATAAATGCTTGTGATTCACGAGGTCAGACCCCACTTCATCATAGTGTTATGAGAGGAAGAACTGCAATTGTCAAACTGTTACTTGCAAG GGGGGGCAACCCACGCATTGCTGATCTTGAAGGCAAAACCCCATCTCACCTTGTCTCAGAATTAGCCCTTGATGACGTGGAGATTCTTGCCCTCCTGAAAGTTTCAAATAGATAG